One Pseudomonas sp. FP1742 genomic window carries:
- a CDS encoding DUF2126 domain-containing protein has translation MSIHVALHHVTHYRYDRAVELGPQIVRLRPAAHSRTRILSYALKVSPEQHFINWQQDPQGNYLARLVFPEKTDELRIEVDLLAEMAVFNPFDFFLEPYAEKIPFAYAADERKELAPYLETLPLTPTFKAYLDGIDRTPLPSVDFLVALNQRLSEDIGYLIRMEPGVQTPEYTLEQASGSCRDSAWLLVQLLRNLGLAARFVSGYLIQLTADVKSLDGPSGTDVDFTDLHAWCEVYLPGAGWIGLDATSGLFAGEGHIPLACSPDPSSAAPISGLVEPCECEFTHEMSVERIWEAPRVTKPYTEDQWLAIQALGRQIDADLLEGDVRLTMGGEPTFVSIDDPDGAEWNTAALGPDKRRLSAELFQRMRKHYAPKGLVHFGQGKWYPGEQLPRWSLNCYWRRDGVPIWHNSALIADEQEDYGADGELAGRFLASVAERLKIPTRFVFPAYEDNFYYLWREGALPQNVSAEDSRLEEPLERARLRKVFSQGLDKVIGQVLPLARTAKGDQWQSGRWYLREEHCRLVPGDSPLGYRLPLGSQPWVKAAEYPFIHPTDPNQDFPELPGTDQLRNHAQPKTADERVPEIDQSADWLTRTAFCAEAREGRLYLFMPPLERVEDYLELVAAIEATAEELHCPVLLEGYEPPSDPRLSNFRITPDPGVIEVNVQPSATWDELVERTEFLYEEARQTRLTTEKFMIDGRHTGTGGGNHFVLGGATPADSPFLRRPDLLRSLISYWHNHPSLSYLFSGLFIGPTSQAPRVDEARNDSLYELEIAFAQMPKPGEECPPWLVDRLLRNLLIDVTGNTHRAEFCIDKLYSPDGATGRLGLLELRAFEMPPHARMSLAQQLLLRALVARFWREPYAPPKLARWGTELHDRFLLPHFIEQDFADVIVDLNAAGYPVRAEWFAAHLEFRFPKVGDYAVSGIELELRQALEPWHVLGEEGSAGGTVRYVDSSLERLQVKLTGLPPQRYLLTCNGIPVPLQPTGRVGEFVAGVRFRAWQPYNCLQPTIPVHAPLVFDLLDTWMGRSLGGCQYHVAHPGGRNYDSLPVNANEAESRRMARFFRIGHTPGKLPVPKLEINDELPMTLDLRRF, from the coding sequence GTGTCGATTCATGTCGCATTGCATCACGTCACGCATTACCGCTACGACCGCGCCGTCGAGCTCGGTCCGCAGATCGTTCGCCTGCGCCCGGCTGCCCACAGCCGCACGCGGATACTGTCCTATGCGCTGAAAGTCTCGCCCGAGCAGCATTTCATCAACTGGCAGCAAGACCCCCAGGGCAATTACCTGGCGCGGTTGGTGTTCCCGGAGAAAACCGATGAGCTGCGGATCGAAGTCGACCTGCTGGCCGAGATGGCAGTCTTCAATCCCTTCGACTTCTTCCTCGAGCCCTACGCCGAGAAGATCCCTTTCGCCTATGCAGCGGACGAGCGCAAAGAGCTGGCGCCGTACCTGGAAACCTTGCCGCTGACGCCGACATTCAAGGCCTATCTGGACGGCATCGACCGCACGCCGTTGCCCAGCGTGGATTTCCTCGTCGCACTCAACCAGCGCCTGAGCGAAGACATCGGTTATCTGATTCGTATGGAACCGGGGGTACAGACCCCGGAATACACCCTTGAACAGGCCTCGGGTTCCTGCCGTGACTCGGCGTGGTTGCTGGTGCAATTGCTGCGCAACCTTGGCCTGGCGGCACGATTCGTCTCCGGTTACCTGATCCAGCTGACTGCCGATGTCAAAAGCCTCGATGGCCCCTCGGGCACCGACGTGGATTTCACTGACCTGCACGCCTGGTGCGAAGTGTATTTACCCGGCGCCGGCTGGATCGGCCTGGACGCGACCTCAGGGCTGTTTGCCGGTGAAGGACACATTCCGTTGGCGTGCAGTCCCGATCCGTCCTCTGCGGCGCCGATCAGTGGCCTGGTGGAACCGTGCGAGTGCGAATTCACCCACGAAATGTCAGTCGAGCGGATTTGGGAAGCGCCAAGGGTTACCAAACCCTACACCGAAGACCAATGGCTGGCGATTCAGGCCTTGGGCCGGCAGATTGATGCTGATTTGCTTGAAGGTGACGTGCGCCTGACCATGGGCGGCGAGCCGACGTTCGTTTCCATCGATGACCCGGACGGCGCCGAGTGGAACACTGCCGCGCTCGGGCCAGACAAGCGTCGGCTGTCAGCCGAACTGTTCCAGCGCATGCGCAAGCATTACGCGCCCAAGGGCCTGGTGCATTTCGGTCAGGGTAAGTGGTACCCCGGCGAGCAACTGCCGCGCTGGTCGCTGAACTGCTACTGGCGCCGCGATGGCGTGCCGATCTGGCACAACAGCGCGCTGATCGCCGATGAGCAGGAAGACTACGGCGCCGATGGTGAACTGGCCGGGCGTTTTCTGGCGAGTGTCGCCGAGCGCTTGAAAATTCCGACACGCTTCGTGTTCCCGGCCTACGAAGACAATTTCTATTACCTCTGGCGCGAAGGCGCATTGCCGCAGAACGTCAGCGCCGAAGACTCACGCCTGGAAGAGCCGCTGGAGCGGGCGCGACTGCGCAAAGTCTTCAGTCAGGGCCTGGATAAGGTGATCGGTCAGGTCCTGCCGCTGGCGCGTACCGCCAAGGGCGATCAATGGCAAAGCGGCCGCTGGTACCTGCGCGAAGAACACTGCCGGCTGGTACCGGGGGATTCGCCGCTGGGTTATCGCTTGCCGCTCGGCTCGCAGCCTTGGGTGAAAGCCGCGGAGTACCCGTTCATTCACCCCACGGACCCGAATCAGGACTTCCCTGAGCTGCCGGGTACCGACCAGCTACGGAATCACGCTCAACCGAAAACGGCTGACGAACGTGTGCCCGAGATCGACCAATCCGCCGACTGGCTGACTCGCACTGCGTTCTGCGCCGAAGCCCGAGAAGGCCGGTTGTACCTGTTCATGCCGCCGCTGGAGCGGGTCGAGGATTACCTCGAACTGGTTGCCGCCATCGAAGCCACCGCCGAGGAACTGCATTGCCCGGTTCTGCTGGAAGGCTATGAGCCACCGAGCGATCCGCGCCTGAGCAACTTCCGCATTACCCCGGATCCGGGGGTGATCGAGGTCAATGTCCAGCCGTCCGCGACCTGGGATGAGTTGGTGGAACGCACCGAATTCCTATACGAAGAGGCGCGCCAGACCCGGCTGACCACCGAGAAATTCATGATCGACGGCCGGCACACCGGCACCGGCGGCGGTAACCATTTCGTCCTGGGGGGCGCAACCCCGGCTGACTCGCCGTTTCTACGTCGTCCCGACCTGCTGCGCAGCCTGATCAGCTACTGGCATAACCACCCGTCCTTGTCCTACCTGTTTTCCGGGCTGTTCATCGGCCCGACATCCCAGGCACCGCGGGTGGACGAAGCGCGCAACGATTCGTTGTATGAACTGGAAATCGCTTTTGCACAGATGCCGAAGCCGGGTGAAGAGTGCCCGCCATGGCTGGTGGACCGCTTGCTGCGCAATTTGCTGATCGACGTGACCGGCAACACTCACCGTGCTGAATTTTGCATCGACAAACTCTATTCGCCGGACGGCGCCACCGGGCGCCTCGGCTTGCTGGAACTGCGAGCCTTTGAAATGCCGCCCCATGCGCGCATGAGCCTGGCTCAGCAGTTGTTGCTGCGGGCGCTGGTGGCGCGGTTCTGGCGCGAGCCTTATGCGCCGCCGAAGCTGGCGCGTTGGGGCACCGAACTGCACGACCGGTTCCTGCTGCCGCACTTCATCGAGCAGGATTTCGCCGATGTGATCGTCGACCTCAATGCCGCCGGTTATCCCGTGCGGGCCGAGTGGTTCGCGGCGCATCTGGAGTTCCGTTTTCCCAAGGTCGGCGACTACGCCGTCAGCGGCATCGAACTGGAATTGCGTCAGGCGCTGGAGCCTTGGCATGTGTTGGGCGAGGAGGGCAGCGCGGGCGGTACGGTGCGTTATGTGGATTCGTCCCTAGAGCGCTTGCAGGTCAAGCTTACGGGGCTACCGCCGCAACGTTATCTGCTGACCTGCAACGGCATTCCGGTGCCGTTGCAACCTACCGGTCGGGTCGGCGAGTTCGTCGCCGGTGTACGTTTCCGTGCCTGGCAACCATACAACTGCCTGCAGCCGACCATCCCGGTCCATGCGCCGCTGGTGTTCGATTTGCTCGACACCTGGATGGGGCGTTCTCTGGGCGGTTGTCAGTACCACGTCGCCCATCCGGGCGGGCGCAACTACGACAGCCTTCCGGTGAACGCCAATGAGGCCGAGAGCCGGCGAATGGCGCGTTTCTTCCGTATCGGACACACGCCTGGGAAACTTCCTGTACCGAAACTGGAAATCAACGACGAGCTGCCGATGACGCTCGATTTACGACGTTTCTAA
- a CDS encoding circularly permuted type 2 ATP-grasp protein yields MPDLLDRYPLTAGTYHELLDDSGAVRPHWRRLFDQLQRSTPAQLVQRQALLARQIQENGVTYNVYADPKGADRPWELDLLPHVIAADEWQQLSVGIAQRARLLNAVLADLYGPQRLIAEGLLPAELVFGHNNFLWPCQCIAPPEGAFLHLYAVDLARTPDGCWWVTADRTQAPSGAGYALENRTIVSRAFPELYRDLKVRHLAGFFRTLQETLARQAPSDDEVPLVVLLTPGRFNESYFEHLYLARQLGYPLVEGGDLTVRNATVYLKTLSGLRRVHAIMRRLDDDFCDPLELRTDSALGVPGLLEAVRQGRVLVANALGSGVLESPGLLGFLPKINQFLFGEELILPSIATWWCGEAPVLAQALEKLPELLIKPAFPSQSFAPVFGRDLSEKQRQALAERMQARPYAYVAQELAQLSQAPIWQAEGGQLQPRAIGMRVYAVASREGYRVLPGGLTRVAAEADAEAVSMQRGGASKDTWVLGDRPPSGEQWRAQRNIGVHDLVRRDPYLPSRVVENLFWFGRYCERCDDSARLLRVMLARYVDGDDPQALEAAVDLGERLNLLPEEGELPQRLLAALLGDDWPFSLRSNLQRLQWAASQVRGKLSRENWQALVELQREAMELETEEPDFGELLDFLNRLVMSLAALSGFALDDMTRDEGWRFLMIGRRIERLQFLSGSLAAFLRGAGAFDQAGLEWLLELGNSSITYRSRYLAVAQLIPVLDLLLLDEQNPHAVLFQLKLVTRTLKRLNDDFGAPREPGLPQLVERLARFDLGCLENSLFGQASVRAAVEGLADLLQEIADASGQVSDRLALRHFAHVDDVSQRTVSV; encoded by the coding sequence ATGCCTGACCTGCTTGACCGCTACCCGCTGACCGCGGGCACTTACCACGAACTGCTCGACGACAGCGGCGCCGTGCGCCCGCACTGGCGGCGGCTGTTCGATCAATTGCAACGCAGCACGCCAGCGCAACTGGTGCAGCGGCAGGCACTGCTGGCTCGGCAGATCCAGGAAAACGGCGTGACCTACAACGTCTACGCCGACCCCAAGGGGGCCGACCGGCCGTGGGAGCTGGACCTGCTCCCCCATGTGATTGCCGCCGATGAGTGGCAGCAGTTATCGGTCGGGATCGCGCAACGGGCGCGTTTGCTCAATGCTGTGCTGGCGGACCTGTACGGTCCGCAGCGTTTGATCGCCGAAGGCCTGCTGCCGGCTGAGCTGGTATTCGGTCACAACAATTTCCTTTGGCCGTGTCAGTGCATTGCACCGCCCGAGGGGGCCTTTCTGCATCTGTATGCCGTGGACTTGGCGCGCACGCCTGACGGTTGCTGGTGGGTGACCGCGGATCGCACTCAAGCGCCATCCGGTGCCGGTTACGCCCTGGAAAACCGCACCATCGTGTCCCGTGCCTTCCCCGAGCTGTACCGCGACTTGAAGGTGCGGCACCTGGCCGGGTTCTTCCGCACCCTTCAGGAAACCCTTGCCCGTCAGGCGCCGAGCGACGACGAAGTGCCGCTGGTGGTACTGCTGACTCCGGGGCGTTTCAACGAAAGCTATTTCGAACACTTGTATCTGGCTCGCCAGCTCGGCTATCCATTGGTGGAAGGCGGCGACCTGACCGTGCGCAATGCCACGGTATACCTGAAGACCTTGAGCGGCCTGCGCCGGGTTCACGCGATCATGCGTCGGCTCGACGATGACTTCTGCGATCCGCTGGAGCTGCGCACCGACTCGGCCCTTGGCGTGCCGGGGCTGCTCGAAGCGGTGCGTCAGGGCCGGGTGCTGGTGGCCAACGCCCTCGGCAGCGGCGTGCTGGAGTCGCCGGGGTTGCTGGGTTTCCTGCCGAAGATCAATCAGTTCCTGTTCGGTGAAGAACTGATCCTGCCGTCCATCGCGACCTGGTGGTGCGGTGAAGCGCCGGTGCTGGCCCAGGCCCTGGAAAAACTGCCGGAACTGTTGATCAAGCCGGCGTTTCCGTCACAGAGCTTCGCGCCGGTATTTGGTCGCGATTTGAGTGAAAAACAGCGCCAGGCTCTGGCCGAGCGCATGCAGGCACGGCCTTACGCCTATGTTGCGCAAGAATTGGCGCAACTGTCCCAGGCGCCGATCTGGCAGGCCGAAGGCGGACAGTTGCAACCGCGAGCCATCGGCATGCGCGTGTATGCGGTGGCCAGTCGGGAGGGTTATCGCGTGCTGCCCGGTGGCCTGACCCGGGTTGCCGCCGAGGCCGATGCCGAAGCGGTGTCGATGCAACGCGGTGGCGCGAGCAAGGACACCTGGGTGCTGGGCGATCGGCCGCCCAGCGGTGAACAATGGAGGGCCCAGCGCAACATTGGCGTTCACGATCTGGTGCGCCGCGATCCGTATCTGCCATCGCGGGTGGTCGAGAACCTGTTCTGGTTCGGTCGTTACTGCGAGCGCTGCGATGACAGCGCGCGGCTGCTGCGGGTCATGCTCGCACGCTATGTCGATGGCGATGACCCGCAAGCCCTGGAAGCGGCGGTCGATCTAGGTGAGCGCCTGAATCTGTTGCCGGAGGAGGGCGAGTTGCCGCAGCGATTGCTGGCGGCGCTGCTCGGCGATGATTGGCCGTTCAGCCTGCGCTCCAATCTGCAGCGTTTGCAGTGGGCGGCGTCGCAAGTACGCGGCAAGCTCTCGCGAGAGAACTGGCAAGCGCTGGTGGAGTTGCAGCGCGAGGCCATGGAGCTGGAAACCGAAGAGCCGGATTTCGGCGAGTTGCTGGATTTCCTCAACCGGTTGGTGATGTCGCTGGCGGCGTTGTCTGGTTTTGCCCTCGACGACATGACCCGGGATGAAGGCTGGCGCTTCCTGATGATCGGTCGACGGATCGAGCGGCTGCAATTTCTCAGCGGCAGCCTGGCCGCGTTTTTGCGCGGCGCCGGGGCTTTCGATCAGGCCGGGCTGGAGTGGCTGCTGGAACTGGGTAACAGCAGCATCACCTACCGCTCGCGGTACCTGGCGGTGGCGCAATTGATCCCGGTGCTCGACCTGTTGCTGCTCGATGAACAAAACCCGCACGCGGTGCTGTTCCAGTTGAAACTGGTGACCCGTACGTTGAAGCGCTTGAACGACGACTTCGGCGCGCCGCGCGAACCAGGTCTGCCGCAATTGGTGGAGCGGCTGGCGCGCTTCGATCTGGGCTGCCTGGAGAACTCGCTGTTCGGCCAGGCCAGTGTTCGCGCCGCTGTAGAAGGGCTGGCCGATCTGCTGCAGGAGATCGCCGATGCCAGCGGACAGGTGTCGGATCGCCTGGCCTTGCGCCATTTCGCCCATGTCGATGATGTCAGCCAGCGCACGGTGTCCGTCTGA
- a CDS encoding NAD synthetase: protein MSNPLPGIGMDYSPSQFMARQRIESQINLPRLFAAIDADPGIVGAGVVYIDAEFNVVTLREFKPICSIKPKRIILREAQKYIAPAQFVQQVQDNPRESRLVGEAVNTSLSCAGAVIGWIVVLSGSVAIPFSAGASTVVAALGYTAAAASSVQCFASGYRTRNEIVNPARNDELDSEEWYQYTMIALDAASLVGVGASTLTTLKLVRLNKATTGKSVREVLRGLNRQERAKLTKELLSINDPRLTSKMIKLKQLSGELPKRFTPTEVKNATVTQIKDALGAAIGFTGSAISGNVRTIAVGLYEEAEQ, encoded by the coding sequence ATGAGCAACCCCTTACCGGGTATCGGCATGGATTACAGCCCCTCCCAGTTCATGGCCCGCCAACGCATCGAAAGCCAGATCAACCTGCCACGCCTGTTCGCCGCCATCGACGCCGACCCCGGAATCGTCGGCGCGGGCGTTGTGTACATTGACGCTGAGTTCAACGTAGTGACCCTGCGCGAGTTCAAGCCGATTTGCAGCATCAAGCCCAAGCGGATCATTTTGCGCGAGGCGCAGAAGTACATTGCGCCTGCGCAATTCGTCCAGCAGGTGCAGGACAATCCGCGCGAATCGCGCCTGGTTGGTGAGGCAGTCAACACCAGCTTATCGTGCGCGGGTGCAGTGATCGGCTGGATCGTAGTGCTCAGTGGCTCCGTGGCTATTCCGTTTTCGGCAGGGGCAAGTACGGTGGTCGCTGCGCTCGGTTATACCGCTGCGGCTGCCAGCTCAGTGCAGTGTTTTGCCAGCGGCTATCGGACCCGCAATGAGATCGTCAACCCCGCCCGTAACGATGAGCTCGACAGCGAAGAGTGGTACCAGTACACCATGATTGCGCTGGATGCTGCGTCCTTGGTCGGGGTAGGCGCATCCACGCTGACAACGCTCAAACTGGTCAGGCTGAATAAGGCCACGACCGGGAAAAGTGTCAGGGAAGTGCTCAGGGGGCTGAATCGACAGGAGCGTGCCAAACTGACCAAAGAACTATTGAGCATCAACGACCCGCGCTTGACGTCGAAGATGATCAAGTTGAAGCAGTTGTCGGGTGAATTGCCCAAGCGTTTCACACCCACCGAGGTCAAGAATGCAACGGTCACTCAGATAAAAGACGCCTTGGGCGCCGCTATCGGTTTTACCGGCAGTGCAATTTCGGGCAATGTCCGCACCATTGCCGTAGGTCTGTACGAGGAGGCTGAGCAATGA